In Sphingobacteriales bacterium, the following proteins share a genomic window:
- a CDS encoding LPS-assembly protein LptD: MKILYKLLILTTLWICFGLHNPAFSKKTFILPPDSIKNNVGDTQFISKDAIKSKINYTAKDSIPIDLKNNLIYLYGEAEVSYEQIRLKAAKIIFDWKNSLVTAEGIADSLGNVTGNPVFYDKDQEYKAEKIIYNFKTKKGKLYNLLTVEGEGYIHGQEVMKDENDVLYARQAKYTTCNDEEHPHFYISASKIKILKKNIISGPAWLVIEDVPLPLGVPFGFFPKKDNRSSGILLPAYGESTNRGFYLRGGGYYFSINDYLDLALRGDIYSRGSWLINASSNYKVRYKFSGNLSVQYANNRYGEPNDPDFSVSKDFSVNWSHTQDPKCMNNASFRANVNAGSRNSFRNNSTNAADILQNTLRSSITYSKAFKGTPFSLSAGISHSQNLNSGSISISAPDFSFNMNRITPFKSKTGKRRWYSDIGLRYSLNSRNTLNTVDTAFLDPQSWRKWENGIQHSLPISTSFKMLKYFTLSPSVDYTGYTYFRKIDKIFVKNYQGTETDTILVSEENGIFQAHDVSVNANLSTRIYGMFNINKWNLVAMRHLITPTVSFSYRPDFSDPRFGYYKKVALDSTGLNFETYSVFKTPIYGTPGRFRQGNIIFNIQNNFELKVLSKPDTSGKRTAKKIKLLDYLNFSGSYNFFADSFQMSNIRFSGRTSLFKNKLNLQFSGDIDPYTLTSTGKRISKYEWDVNKRIGRLTNAYISVNSSLNSNPRKEKEHEFFGFSGLPYESYVDFEIPWNLSWNYTFSFNKPGLDAKITQTVTLSGNINLTPKWKINVSTGYDLSSGELTFTSVDIYRDLHCWEMSFHWIPFGYRQSYMFKINVKASVLKDLKIDKKKEYFDYQ; encoded by the coding sequence TTGAAAATTTTATATAAGCTATTGATATTAACAACTTTGTGGATATGCTTTGGCCTCCACAACCCTGCTTTTTCAAAAAAAACTTTTATTTTACCCCCTGACAGCATAAAAAACAATGTTGGTGATACTCAGTTTATTAGCAAAGATGCCATTAAAAGTAAAATCAACTATACTGCCAAAGATTCCATTCCTATCGATCTGAAAAACAACCTGATTTATCTCTATGGGGAAGCTGAAGTTAGTTATGAACAAATCAGGCTGAAAGCTGCAAAAATTATTTTTGACTGGAAAAACAGCCTGGTAACAGCTGAAGGAATTGCCGATAGTCTTGGAAATGTTACCGGAAATCCGGTTTTTTATGATAAAGACCAGGAATATAAAGCTGAAAAAATTATCTATAATTTCAAAACCAAAAAGGGAAAACTATACAATCTGCTGACGGTGGAAGGCGAAGGTTATATTCACGGGCAGGAGGTCATGAAAGATGAAAATGATGTCTTATATGCCCGGCAGGCCAAATACACGACCTGCAATGATGAAGAACATCCTCATTTTTATATTTCAGCCTCAAAAATTAAAATCCTTAAGAAAAATATCATCAGCGGACCCGCATGGCTGGTAATCGAGGATGTCCCATTGCCACTGGGAGTTCCATTTGGTTTTTTCCCAAAAAAAGACAACCGGTCTTCGGGTATTCTTCTGCCGGCTTACGGTGAATCGACCAACAGAGGTTTTTATCTCAGGGGAGGCGGATATTATTTCAGTATCAACGACTATCTTGATCTGGCCTTGCGTGGAGATATTTATTCCAGAGGTAGCTGGCTTATCAACGCCTCATCCAACTATAAAGTCAGGTATAAATTTTCCGGAAATCTGAGTGTTCAGTATGCCAACAACCGCTACGGAGAACCCAATGACCCGGACTTTTCTGTTTCAAAGGATTTTTCGGTAAACTGGTCGCACACGCAGGATCCCAAATGCATGAACAATGCAAGTTTTCGGGCAAATGTCAATGCCGGAAGCAGGAATTCTTTCCGGAACAATTCCACCAATGCAGCCGACATCCTGCAAAATACACTTCGTTCCAGTATAACCTACTCAAAAGCATTCAAAGGGACGCCTTTTTCCTTATCGGCTGGCATTTCGCATAGCCAAAATCTGAATTCCGGAAGCATCAGCATATCAGCTCCCGACTTTAGCTTCAACATGAACAGGATCACACCCTTTAAATCAAAAACAGGTAAAAGAAGATGGTATTCAGACATCGGACTTCGTTATTCGCTGAACTCCAGAAACACACTCAATACAGTTGACACTGCTTTTCTTGATCCGCAATCCTGGCGGAAATGGGAAAACGGCATTCAGCATAGCCTCCCTATTTCAACCAGCTTTAAAATGCTGAAATACTTTACTTTATCTCCTTCGGTTGATTATACAGGCTATACCTATTTCAGGAAAATTGATAAAATTTTTGTCAAAAACTATCAGGGAACAGAAACGGATACCATCCTCGTTTCGGAAGAAAACGGAATTTTTCAGGCACATGATGTAAGTGTCAATGCTAACCTGAGTACCAGAATTTACGGAATGTTCAATATTAACAAATGGAACCTGGTTGCGATGCGGCACCTGATAACGCCTACCGTATCCTTTTCATACCGTCCTGATTTCAGCGACCCCAGATTCGGTTATTATAAAAAAGTAGCTCTCGACTCAACAGGACTGAATTTTGAAACATATTCCGTGTTTAAAACGCCTATCTACGGAACTCCGGGACGATTCAGGCAGGGAAATATCATCTTTAATATTCAGAACAATTTTGAGCTGAAAGTCTTATCAAAACCTGATACTTCAGGAAAACGGACAGCTAAAAAAATAAAACTGCTTGATTATCTTAATTTTAGCGGCAGCTATAATTTCTTTGCCGATTCTTTTCAGATGTCAAACATCCGTTTCAGCGGGAGGACTTCCTTGTTCAAAAATAAGCTCAATCTGCAATTTTCGGGAGATATCGATCCCTATACCCTGACCAGTACTGGTAAACGTATTTCAAAATATGAATGGGATGTGAACAAAAGGATAGGCCGACTGACAAATGCTTATATTTCAGTCAATTCAAGCCTGAATTCCAATCCCCGCAAAGAAAAGGAACATGAGTTTTTTGGATTTTCAGGTCTCCCTTATGAGAGTTATGTGGACTTTGAAATTCCATGGAACCTGAGCTGGAACTATACCTTTTCATTCAATAAACCCGGGCTTGATGCTAAAATAACCCAAACCGTAACGCTTAGCGGAAATATCAACCTGACGCCAAAATGGAAGATCAATGTCAGTACGGGTTATGACCTGTCATCTGGAGAATTGACCTTTACCTCGGTAGATATTTACAGGGATTTACATTGCTGGGAAATGAGCTTTCACTGGATACCATTTGGGTACAGGCAAAGCTATATGTTTAAGATAAATGTGAAGGCAAGTGTGCTGAAAGATCTTAAAATCGATAAAAAGAAAGAATATTTTGATTACCAATAA
- a CDS encoding redoxin domain-containing protein, with product MKKTFIVLLCLLTLTSLKAISQGYEIKIKFTNLKDTNLFLGLHYGNNKYIKDTTRIDKKGVAVFKGKTPLAPGIYLIITPSRNYFEILVREPLIYIEADTTDLTGKIKVITSEENKRFYEYLAFMETQYENRQKLMKDKDKVKDNKEESDKINEQLKQIDDTIIGFRKYAIKTYPNLFFGKLMKMMEEPEPREKLEGESDSIYGQYLYNFYQEHFFDNFDFSDSAILRTPIYEARLDRYVDKMVMKNPDSVKCSVSRVIDKSLANREVFKFTCIKFFNKYANEMNTYMGIDAIFFHLAKRYYLSGLAYWSDSTQMKKIADRVWNLENNLIGMKAKELILVDTNNNYRSLYQTKAIYTVVIFWDVSCGHCKHEMPIIRDLYHKMGKDSLQIFAIHIGDDDKEWKKYIKEQNMDFIHVHDPQYYSNFRQYYDVYKKPIIYLLDKNKVIQAKNIPADKLVDLIAFLNKNPVPEKKRGDSCEPLPAPKPLWK from the coding sequence ATGAAAAAAACATTCATTGTTCTTTTATGCTTACTCACCCTAACCAGTTTGAAAGCCATCTCACAGGGGTATGAAATCAAAATTAAATTCACTAACCTGAAAGACACTAACCTGTTTCTCGGACTTCACTACGGAAATAACAAATACATCAAAGACACCACCAGAATTGACAAAAAAGGTGTGGCAGTTTTTAAAGGCAAAACCCCGCTTGCACCTGGAATTTATCTGATTATCACGCCTTCACGTAATTATTTTGAAATACTGGTCAGAGAGCCTTTAATCTACATCGAAGCCGACACCACCGACCTGACCGGTAAAATAAAAGTAATTACCTCGGAAGAAAATAAGCGATTTTATGAGTATCTGGCCTTCATGGAAACACAGTATGAAAATCGGCAAAAACTCATGAAAGATAAAGATAAGGTAAAAGACAACAAGGAAGAATCAGATAAAATTAATGAGCAGCTGAAGCAAATTGATGATACCATTATCGGCTTTCGTAAATATGCCATAAAAACCTATCCCAACCTGTTTTTCGGCAAACTGATGAAAATGATGGAAGAGCCCGAACCACGGGAAAAACTGGAAGGCGAAAGCGATTCAATATATGGTCAATACCTCTATAACTTTTATCAGGAGCACTTTTTTGACAATTTTGATTTCAGTGATTCGGCTATTCTGCGAACACCTATTTATGAAGCCCGCCTCGACAGGTATGTTGATAAAATGGTGATGAAAAATCCTGATTCTGTTAAATGTTCCGTTTCGAGGGTGATAGACAAATCGCTCGCCAACAGGGAAGTCTTCAAATTTACCTGTATCAAGTTTTTTAATAAATATGCCAACGAAATGAACACCTACATGGGAATAGATGCCATCTTTTTCCATCTGGCAAAACGATATTACCTGAGCGGATTGGCTTACTGGTCAGATTCTACACAGATGAAAAAAATAGCCGACAGGGTGTGGAACCTCGAAAACAACCTGATAGGAATGAAAGCCAAGGAGCTGATTTTGGTTGATACCAACAACAATTACAGATCATTATACCAGACCAAAGCCATCTATACCGTTGTCATTTTCTGGGACGTCAGTTGTGGCCATTGCAAGCACGAAATGCCCATTATCCGTGACTTGTATCATAAAATGGGAAAAGACAGCCTGCAAATTTTTGCTATCCATATCGGAGATGACGACAAGGAATGGAAAAAGTACATCAAAGAACAAAATATGGATTTTATTCACGTCCATGATCCGCAATATTATTCCAATTTCAGGCAATACTACGATGTATATAAAAAACCTATCATCTATCTGCTGGATAAAAACAAAGTTATTCAGGCCAAAAACATTCCTGCAGATAAACTGGTTGACCTGATAGCTTTTTTAAACAAAAATCCGGTTCCGGAAAAGAAACGTGGCGACAGTTGCGAGCCTCTGCCAGCACCCAAACCACTCTGGAAATAA
- a CDS encoding N-acetylmuramoyl-L-alanine amidase, whose product MLSGGKIKVFFEKAGLWRPKHIHKVVNINSLYKIFKESLSINFVSKKTVANLTRYIFLLFPNCKIYLLTGLVVLLSAFQPLNESKMYVKTVVIDAGHGGTDPGCTYGGVYEKDINLKIALELGRMIQEKMKDVKVIYTRSTDVFVELHKRPEIAHRNNANVFISIHCNANENHAAKGTETYVMGVNKSAANLKVAMAENAVIKLEDNYLEKYDGFDPNSPEAYIIFSLYQDAFQDQSLLLASKIEEHFKKTASRLSKGVKQAGFLVLWKNSMPSVLIETGFLSNQEEREYLSSKEGQLQTATAIFNAFEEYRLEVEE is encoded by the coding sequence ATGCTGTCAGGGGGTAAAATAAAAGTTTTTTTTGAAAAAGCAGGGTTGTGGAGGCCAAAGCATATCCACAAAGTTGTTAATATCAATAGCTTATATAAAATTTTCAAAGAAAGTTTATCAATTAATTTTGTTTCAAAAAAAACCGTGGCAAATTTAACGAGATATATATTTTTATTATTTCCAAACTGTAAAATTTATTTACTGACAGGGCTTGTCGTACTGCTTTCAGCCTTTCAGCCACTTAATGAAAGCAAAATGTATGTCAAAACAGTTGTCATTGATGCCGGACACGGAGGTACAGACCCGGGATGTACGTATGGAGGAGTATATGAAAAAGACATCAACCTGAAAATTGCTCTGGAACTGGGGAGAATGATACAGGAAAAAATGAAAGATGTAAAAGTCATCTATACCCGTTCGACTGATGTATTCGTTGAATTACACAAAAGGCCTGAAATTGCTCACCGGAACAATGCCAACGTCTTTATTTCCATTCATTGCAATGCCAATGAAAATCATGCAGCAAAAGGAACCGAGACCTATGTCATGGGGGTTAACAAGAGTGCAGCCAACCTGAAAGTTGCCATGGCAGAAAATGCAGTTATTAAACTCGAAGACAATTATCTGGAAAAATACGATGGATTCGATCCCAATTCTCCGGAAGCATATATTATTTTTTCACTTTATCAGGATGCCTTTCAGGATCAAAGTCTTTTGCTGGCTTCAAAAATTGAAGAGCATTTCAAAAAAACTGCTTCAAGACTTAGTAAAGGTGTTAAGCAGGCCGGCTTTCTTGTTTTATGGAAAAATTCGATGCCAAGTGTTTTAATCGAAACCGGCTTTCTCTCCAATCAGGAGGAGCGTGAGTATTTATCTTCCAAAGAAGGTCAACTTCAGACAGCTACTGCCATTTTCAACGCATTTGAAGAATACCGTCTTGAGGTAGAAGAATAA